Proteins encoded by one window of Microcoleus sp. FACHB-68:
- a CDS encoding ABC transporter substrate-binding protein, translating to MKYRFFRFVCLFLVSLLLVTACNGTKTLTSHRESAPLRVTYIQWPGFFPMIIAQEKGFFTQQGVKVEPVYVENYITSLSDFSAGKYDGVTTSIGSLMSIIGKTPDARVVLVTDQSAGGDAVLGQPNIQNVADLKGKRIGTKIGDFGELFVTTMLEKYGLTTDDVTLVNTEAEAIPARLQRGDIQAGQTWNPYISKAVKAGAKVLFTSNETPGLIPSVIVFDNKVLSNRPNDIQAFSRAWFQAIDYWQSNPEESNTLISKKLKIKLEEVSLDGIDLFSRQDNLKAMTPGTTTESLYYTAKLYADFYIRTGGLSAAPDIQKIIDSSFVQQLK from the coding sequence ATGAAATACCGATTTTTCCGCTTTGTTTGTCTTTTCTTAGTGAGTCTTCTACTCGTTACAGCTTGCAATGGCACAAAAACCCTGACTTCTCATCGAGAGTCAGCGCCCCTACGAGTTACTTATATCCAATGGCCCGGATTTTTTCCGATGATCATTGCCCAAGAAAAAGGGTTTTTTACCCAACAGGGAGTGAAAGTCGAACCTGTCTATGTAGAAAACTATATAACGTCTTTGTCTGACTTCAGCGCCGGCAAATATGATGGAGTCACGACATCTATAGGAAGCCTGATGAGTATTATTGGGAAAACTCCAGATGCGCGGGTTGTTTTAGTAACCGATCAATCGGCAGGTGGTGACGCTGTGCTTGGGCAACCCAATATTCAAAACGTAGCCGACTTGAAGGGCAAACGGATCGGCACCAAAATAGGTGATTTTGGGGAATTGTTTGTCACCACAATGCTAGAGAAGTATGGTTTAACCACCGATGACGTTACTTTGGTTAATACGGAAGCGGAAGCGATTCCAGCACGCTTGCAAAGGGGTGACATTCAAGCCGGCCAAACCTGGAATCCTTATATATCTAAAGCAGTGAAAGCCGGCGCAAAGGTGCTATTCACCTCTAACGAAACGCCCGGTTTAATTCCCAGTGTTATTGTCTTTGACAATAAGGTATTAAGCAATCGCCCCAATGATATACAAGCATTTAGTCGAGCGTGGTTCCAAGCCATAGATTACTGGCAAAGTAATCCAGAAGAAAGCAACACACTAATTTCTAAAAAACTGAAGATAAAACTTGAAGAAGTTTCACTTGATGGCATCGACTTATTTAGCCGGCAAGACAACTTAAAAGCGATGACTCCAGGCACAACGACAGAGTCGCTGTACTATACCGCCAAATTATATGCCGATTTTTACATTCGCACAGGAGGACTGAGCGCTGCGCCCGACATTCAAAAAATTATCGATTCCTCTTTTGTGCAGCAGTTGAAATAG
- a CDS encoding ABC transporter substrate-binding protein, with the protein MPAFTQTPQVRVTVLLNALEASQWKTLLMQDFKAQNPDIELEIIEGPNATNLIEDLYTSAFLLGDSPYDLVYMDIVWVPKFAAAGWLRDLSDKVSDKELANFIPGDVNGGRYEGGLYRMPFRSDVGMLYYRTDLLKQGGYKPPETFNELLEISKALKKPEGNRWGYLWQGRQYEGLAAMFVEVLEGAGGFWVNPENGEVGLDKPAAVEAVKFLRRTIETGVSPGGVTTYGEEETRQLFQSGNGVFLRNWPYVWSLAEDSAIAGKYNIKPMVHAQGKNSGACQGGWGMGIAKTSKHPEEAWRVIQFFNRPEIQRKFILGTGYVPSRRSLFTDPQIVAKYSHYPQLLKVTEQSVLRPPIAQYSQASDILQRYLSAALTNRMTPERAMKAAANETRRLLVTRR; encoded by the coding sequence ATGCCGGCATTCACTCAAACACCCCAAGTGAGAGTTACAGTGTTGCTGAACGCCCTGGAAGCCTCGCAGTGGAAGACATTGCTGATGCAAGACTTCAAGGCGCAAAACCCAGATATTGAGTTAGAAATTATTGAAGGGCCAAACGCGACTAATTTAATTGAAGACCTTTACACGTCCGCTTTTCTATTAGGAGATTCGCCCTACGATTTAGTTTATATGGACATCGTTTGGGTGCCAAAATTTGCTGCTGCCGGCTGGCTGAGGGATTTATCTGACAAAGTTTCTGATAAAGAATTAGCCAATTTTATACCCGGTGATGTGAATGGCGGGCGCTATGAAGGCGGGTTGTATCGAATGCCCTTCCGTTCTGATGTCGGGATGCTTTATTACCGCACAGACTTGCTGAAACAGGGGGGATATAAGCCACCAGAAACCTTTAACGAGTTGCTTGAAATTAGCAAAGCATTGAAAAAACCTGAAGGAAATCGCTGGGGTTACCTCTGGCAGGGGCGGCAATATGAAGGACTAGCCGCGATGTTTGTAGAGGTGCTTGAAGGTGCCGGCGGCTTTTGGGTAAACCCGGAAAATGGGGAGGTTGGACTCGATAAACCGGCAGCCGTGGAAGCCGTAAAATTTCTACGACGTACAATAGAAACCGGCGTTTCTCCCGGTGGCGTCACGACTTACGGGGAAGAAGAAACCCGCCAGTTATTTCAAAGTGGGAATGGGGTGTTTTTACGCAACTGGCCTTATGTCTGGTCACTGGCAGAAGATTCGGCAATTGCCGGCAAATATAATATCAAGCCGATGGTTCACGCACAAGGTAAAAACAGCGGCGCTTGCCAGGGCGGTTGGGGTATGGGAATTGCCAAAACCTCGAAACATCCAGAAGAAGCTTGGCGAGTGATTCAATTTTTCAATCGGCCTGAAATTCAGCGCAAATTTATCCTCGGAACCGGCTATGTTCCCAGCCGGCGATCATTGTTCACCGATCCACAAATTGTTGCGAAATACAGCCACTATCCGCAACTCTTAAAAGTTACAGAACAATCAGTTTTACGCCCACCCATCGCCCAATATTCCCAAGCATCCGATATTTTGCAGCGTTATCTAAGTGCAGCATTGACAAATCGAATGACTCCAGAACGGGCAATGAAAGCCGCAGCAAATGAGACGCGCCGGTTGCTAGTAACTCGACGTTAA
- a CDS encoding sugar ABC transporter permease, whose protein sequence is MKQDTIQQREQLTGWILVAPALLLLLFVFAYPIGRAFWLSFFAQNLGTKLEPVFAGFANYGRMAGDGRFWQSLWNTTVFTVSTVVLELILGMGIALVLNQSFRGRAAVRTIAILPWALPTAIMALAWTWIFNAQYGVWNDILLRLGLIKEGINWLGDPTLAMMAVIAADVWKTTPFISILLLAGLQSISSDLYEAHAIDGANPWQSFRQITLPLLMPQVLIAMLFRFAQAFGIFDLIAVMTGGGPAGATEVVSLYIYATVMRYLDFGYGAALVVVTFLLLVAAVAIASFVLSRLRAKAAGVN, encoded by the coding sequence ATGAAACAAGACACAATTCAACAACGAGAACAACTAACCGGCTGGATATTAGTCGCACCGGCATTACTCCTGTTACTTTTTGTATTTGCTTATCCAATTGGGAGAGCATTCTGGTTAAGCTTTTTCGCGCAAAATTTGGGGACAAAATTAGAACCCGTGTTTGCCGGCTTTGCTAATTACGGGCGGATGGCTGGGGATGGCCGGTTTTGGCAAAGTCTTTGGAATACAACAGTCTTTACCGTTTCCACTGTTGTCTTAGAATTGATTTTGGGAATGGGTATCGCCTTAGTCCTTAATCAATCGTTTCGTGGACGCGCAGCCGTGCGAACCATTGCGATTTTACCGTGGGCGCTGCCAACAGCAATTATGGCTTTAGCTTGGACGTGGATTTTTAATGCTCAATATGGGGTTTGGAACGATATTTTGCTCAGGTTGGGATTGATTAAAGAAGGCATTAATTGGTTAGGAGATCCGACGCTGGCAATGATGGCGGTGATCGCAGCGGATGTGTGGAAAACGACGCCATTTATTAGTATTTTATTACTTGCTGGGTTGCAATCGATTTCTTCTGATCTTTATGAAGCTCATGCAATTGATGGGGCGAATCCTTGGCAGAGTTTTCGGCAAATTACTTTACCTTTGCTAATGCCGCAAGTTTTGATTGCGATGTTATTTCGATTCGCGCAGGCATTTGGTATTTTTGATTTGATTGCGGTAATGACCGGCGGCGGGCCTGCCGGTGCGACGGAAGTTGTGTCACTCTACATTTATGCGACGGTGATGCGCTATTTGGATTTTGGCTATGGGGCGGCTTTGGTTGTTGTGACGTTTTTATTATTGGTTGCGGCGGTGGCAATTGCGAGTTTTGTGTTGTCAAGGTTACGGGCTAAGGCTGCCGGGGTTAATTGA
- a CDS encoding aliphatic sulfonate ABC transporter substrate-binding protein has product MKSRFFRFVCLFLLSIALITACNGKPSVTSKSEPPPLTVAYSLWPGYFPLVIAQEKGFFTQQGVKVELVYSENHLAPLANFSAGNYDGMAITLGSFMSSIEEITDSHIILITDRSTGADAVVSQSNIQSVADLKGKRIGVKLGNFGELFVTKMLEKNGLSSNDVTLVNLEAETIVQNLKNGNIQAGQTWQPYVFQAVQSGAKVLFTSKQTPGLIPDVVVFRSNVLRDRPDDVRAFIRAWFQAQDYWKANPEETKTLIAKTLNLKPEEISTEGIELQDLKNNLAALTPGSTTDSLYYTAQLYADFYTRTGGLSTAPDLQKLILPSFVQQLQ; this is encoded by the coding sequence ATGAAATCTCGATTTTTCCGCTTTGTGTGTCTGTTCTTGCTTAGTATTGCCCTGATCACTGCCTGCAATGGAAAACCCTCTGTCACCTCCAAATCTGAGCCACCGCCCCTAACAGTCGCTTACAGTTTGTGGCCGGGGTATTTTCCGCTAGTAATTGCTCAAGAAAAAGGATTTTTCACTCAGCAAGGGGTGAAAGTCGAACTCGTTTATTCAGAAAATCATCTAGCACCCTTGGCTAATTTCAGTGCCGGCAACTATGATGGTATGGCAATAACACTCGGTAGCTTCATGAGCAGTATTGAGGAAATTACTGACTCCCATATTATTTTAATTACTGATCGCTCTACGGGCGCTGATGCTGTAGTGAGTCAGTCCAACATTCAAAGCGTGGCTGACTTAAAGGGCAAGCGAATTGGTGTTAAATTGGGCAATTTTGGAGAATTGTTTGTCACAAAAATGTTGGAAAAAAATGGTCTAAGTTCCAACGATGTAACACTGGTCAATCTAGAAGCCGAAACTATCGTACAAAACTTAAAAAACGGTAACATTCAAGCTGGGCAAACCTGGCAACCCTATGTGTTTCAAGCAGTCCAATCCGGAGCAAAAGTGCTATTCACCAGCAAGCAAACACCTGGTTTGATTCCAGATGTCGTTGTATTTCGCAGCAATGTGTTACGAGATCGCCCAGATGATGTGCGAGCATTTATCCGAGCCTGGTTTCAAGCCCAAGACTACTGGAAGGCAAATCCAGAGGAAACCAAAACGCTGATTGCAAAAACGCTCAATCTCAAACCAGAGGAAATTTCAACCGAGGGTATTGAGTTACAGGATTTGAAAAACAATCTCGCAGCGCTAACTCCAGGGTCTACCACAGACTCACTGTACTATACAGCCCAATTGTACGCCGATTTTTATACTCGCACTGGTGGGCTAAGCACCGCACCGGATCTTCAAAAACTAATTCTTCCCTCTTTTGTACAGCAGCTACAATAG
- a CDS encoding ABC transporter ATP-binding protein, giving the protein MSKLELKNLNKTYTPKVIPVKDISLTVDDNEFLTLLGPSGCGKSTTLRLIAGLEQPTRGKISIGERDVTHLSAGDRNIAMVFQSYALYPHMTVYENMASGLKLRKIPRTEIHQRVDEVAKKLGLEELMDRKPGQMSGGQRQRVALGRALVRKPDVFLLDEPLSNLDALLRERVRADLKQLFDAQSVPVVYVTHDQTEAMTLSTKVAVLSNGNVQQLDAPQRIYSHPANQFVAGFIGSPQMNLLTLNCQGRDAILGNFRIPLPALPTVPSQIVLGIRPENVHLAEPAAEQTIQGQVFLVENLGMHNLISVRVTGSTEQAEPMTLRTLLPADQKWGGEVISLTLPPQSIHWFDVTTGDRLEFAR; this is encoded by the coding sequence ATGTCAAAACTTGAATTAAAAAACCTCAACAAAACCTATACGCCTAAAGTTATTCCCGTTAAAGATATCAGCTTAACGGTAGATGACAATGAATTTCTCACCCTACTTGGCCCATCTGGATGTGGTAAATCAACGACCCTGCGATTAATTGCCGGCTTAGAACAACCTACACGAGGAAAAATCTCAATTGGCGAACGCGATGTCACTCATTTAAGTGCCGGCGATCGCAACATTGCAATGGTGTTTCAAAGTTATGCACTTTATCCGCACATGACGGTTTATGAAAACATGGCATCCGGTTTAAAACTTCGTAAAATACCTCGTACAGAAATCCATCAGCGCGTTGATGAAGTTGCTAAAAAGCTGGGACTGGAAGAGTTGATGGATCGTAAGCCAGGGCAAATGTCTGGGGGACAGCGGCAGCGTGTTGCCCTCGGACGCGCTTTGGTTCGCAAACCCGATGTGTTTTTGCTAGATGAACCGTTAAGTAATTTGGATGCGCTGCTGCGAGAACGGGTTCGGGCTGATTTGAAACAACTGTTTGACGCGCAATCTGTGCCGGTGGTTTATGTAACGCACGACCAAACAGAAGCGATGACGTTATCAACGAAAGTGGCGGTACTTTCTAATGGAAATGTGCAGCAGTTAGATGCGCCGCAACGGATTTATTCACATCCAGCAAATCAATTTGTTGCCGGCTTTATTGGGAGTCCCCAAATGAATTTACTAACGCTAAATTGTCAGGGACGTGATGCAATACTGGGCAATTTTAGAATTCCGCTGCCGGCACTGCCAACGGTTCCATCACAAATTGTTTTAGGGATTCGTCCGGAAAATGTACACTTAGCTGAACCGGCAGCGGAACAGACGATTCAAGGTCAGGTATTTTTGGTGGAGAATTTAGGGATGCACAATTTAATTAGTGTGCGCGTCACCGGCAGCACTGAACAAGCAGAACCCATGACGCTGCGTACTTTGTTGCCGGCAGATCAAAAGTGGGGTGGAGAGGTAATCTCACTAACGTTACCTCCACAGTCGATTCACTGGTTTGATGTCACAACCGGCGATCGCTTAGAATTTGCGCGTTAA
- a CDS encoding carbohydrate ABC transporter permease: MALNSLSNDSPSRESKFSIQKVILWVAVVLIVIFTLAPVLWQLLTSIKVNQAISAIPNIYFPRPNQYTLTHYIELFTRRPFFRYILNSAFVSIISTALSLAIGAPAAYALARLKIPGEKIILAGILIVTLFPYILLFLGLLEIIKATGLANNYLALVIPYTAINLPLTILVMRSFFQQLPRDLEDAAKVDGYNTWQMLTQIVLPMTVPAMVTTGILTFIFAWNEFLFALTFITRETMKTIPVAASQIGGSTVFDIPYGPLAAATILGTFPLILLVLFFQRKIVQGLTAGAVKG; the protein is encoded by the coding sequence ATGGCACTTAATTCTTTGAGCAATGATTCGCCAAGTAGGGAAAGTAAGTTTTCTATTCAAAAAGTTATCCTTTGGGTGGCTGTTGTGTTAATTGTAATTTTTACCCTAGCGCCGGTGTTGTGGCAGTTACTTACTTCTATTAAGGTAAATCAAGCGATTTCTGCGATTCCAAATATTTACTTTCCCCGTCCCAATCAATACACTCTCACTCACTATATTGAACTCTTCACTCGTCGTCCTTTTTTCCGCTATATTTTAAATAGTGCTTTTGTATCGATAATTTCTACTGCGCTTTCTTTGGCAATTGGCGCACCGGCAGCTTACGCTTTGGCAAGATTGAAAATTCCGGGTGAAAAAATTATTCTAGCCGGCATCCTAATTGTGACTCTATTTCCTTACATTCTACTATTTTTAGGATTGCTAGAAATCATCAAAGCAACGGGCTTGGCAAATAACTACCTCGCCTTGGTTATTCCCTACACTGCTATCAATTTGCCCTTAACGATTCTGGTTATGCGTAGTTTCTTTCAACAACTGCCGCGTGATTTAGAAGATGCCGCTAAAGTGGATGGTTACAACACTTGGCAAATGCTTACCCAAATTGTCTTACCGATGACGGTGCCGGCAATGGTAACAACCGGCATTTTAACCTTTATCTTTGCCTGGAATGAATTTCTCTTTGCCCTTACTTTCATCACCCGTGAAACGATGAAAACGATTCCTGTAGCTGCTTCCCAAATCGGGGGATCGACTGTATTTGATATTCCCTACGGCCCACTAGCGGCTGCTACAATTCTCGGTACATTTCCTCTCATTTTGCTAGTCCTATTCTTCCAGCGTAAAATTGTACAAGGTTTAACAGCCGGTGCTGTTAAAGGATAA
- a CDS encoding YARHG domain-containing protein: MGRYVLNQSFGTIEGYFGKPLVDREVIVNYPIKGLQKFFPDFPADGEFRIAFVNGKAQRIEVAPELPPKLLFEYIFGYPAPVEIIFVEWIITGGHQTTICLGDGIRAEIMLTGAGGVANYTNLYYDEEFVRPYDVLRGQTIVYNSQWTDYLAASVKEAEYPWLSQRQVTEKDLIDTDWVKRYVMKTSIYARKGLIFCHPLAKAIFTKQQWYRPIYRTHEFGARLNNLLNAVEKYNFNFLSR; encoded by the coding sequence ATGGGACGTTATGTACTCAATCAATCGTTTGGAACGATAGAAGGATATTTTGGTAAGCCATTGGTTGATCGGGAAGTCATTGTCAATTATCCTATAAAAGGCTTGCAAAAATTCTTTCCAGACTTTCCAGCAGATGGAGAGTTTAGGATCGCATTTGTCAATGGAAAAGCCCAAAGAATTGAAGTGGCTCCAGAATTGCCGCCTAAGTTGTTATTTGAATATATCTTTGGATATCCAGCGCCGGTTGAAATCATTTTTGTAGAATGGATCATAACGGGCGGCCACCAAACTACTATCTGTTTAGGAGATGGGATAAGGGCTGAAATTATGTTAACCGGCGCAGGTGGAGTAGCCAACTATACCAATTTATACTATGATGAAGAGTTTGTCAGACCTTACGATGTTTTGCGCGGACAAACTATCGTCTATAACTCTCAATGGACAGATTATCTTGCTGCATCAGTCAAAGAAGCTGAATATCCTTGGCTTTCTCAGCGGCAAGTTACAGAAAAAGATTTAATCGATACAGATTGGGTCAAGCGGTATGTGATGAAAACTTCAATTTACGCCCGTAAAGGACTGATATTTTGCCATCCACTCGCTAAAGCAATCTTTACAAAACAACAATGGTATCGCCCAATTTATCGAACTCATGAGTTTGGCGCTCGATTAAACAATTTGCTGAATGCTGTAGAAAAATACAACTTTAATTTCCTTAGTCGCTAG
- a CDS encoding ATP-binding protein — MKSFKISSLRSKLIFSFLGVAVLPLLLLSLLNLRTTQKALTNNANQTLLAAASQTALSLDAFISSNLDAVRVEAQLPALAKYLSLPDDQRQNIAEEVEAILRSLSRKDTLNISSYALIDRQGRNVLDTHTPDIDQDKSNRDYFQQPVKTGLPFVSPIRYSPTTNLPSLFFSSPVRNASGQILGVLRVRYNAAVIQRLVTQNTDLVGRLDSYAIVLDENYIRLAQGYAPELMFKSLMPLPPAKVKALQTEGRLPQGSTADISTNLPAFKQGLENAANTPFFTTLLSPNSNDLKAAAVTKLKTQPWFVVFVQSQAAFLEPVQEQVYQTLLLALIIGGVVVFAAITIGELLAKPLINLTGTVTQFTAGNLNARTFIRSKDEVGILAASFNTMAEQVGKLFKGLEDRTRELEISQHVTVAVSELSRSILEPERLLREAITLMQNRFKLHYVRIYLLDQTTNQLIARADSIPPGKGEKFESNSIPLNANDSLVALVARTQETIWVDDFSSASSLEAGLKSSRAGSEVTVPLITRGTFLGVLDIQDSQPHRFSETDLETFNTLAGQIATALENARLFDEIQKAEERFRSIFEDAPIGMAIVSLETHQLLQVNKVLCEMLGYTGSELNMRTFEEVTHPEDIELDVSLFKQMIAGQLAIYQIEKRYLKPNQEIVWGNLTVTLIRDRNGAACYALGMLENITERKQVQAALQQSESQYREKAQELEQAMQELQQTQTQLIQTEKMSSLGQMVAGVAHEINNPVNFIYGNIQPANEYLQDVLDLLDLYQQHYPKPAPEIQDRIEEIDLEFLIDDFQKIMSSMKLGAERIRQIVLSLRNFSRLDESDMKPVDIHEGLENTLLILQNQLKEKPGHPEILVIKEYEELPLVECYAGQLNQVFMNLLTNAIDAIDDYNQQRSLEEIKENPSTIGIRTQLLEGNYVEIRIINSGPGIPEDILQKIFDPFFTTKTVGKGTGLGLAISYQIIVEKHNGKLYCKSTAGEGAEFVIQIPTKVENRFSTGLSVS, encoded by the coding sequence ATGAAATCATTTAAAATTTCTTCCCTCCGTAGTAAGCTGATCTTTTCGTTTTTAGGTGTGGCGGTTCTTCCCTTACTGCTGCTCTCATTATTAAATTTACGAACCACACAAAAGGCGCTAACAAATAATGCTAATCAAACCCTCTTAGCAGCAGCTTCCCAAACTGCGTTAAGTCTTGATGCTTTTATCAGTTCTAATCTTGATGCTGTGCGGGTTGAGGCTCAGCTTCCGGCTCTAGCTAAATATTTAAGTTTACCGGACGATCAGAGACAAAATATAGCTGAAGAAGTTGAGGCGATCTTACGCTCCCTTAGCCGTAAAGATACCTTGAATATCTCGTCTTACGCGCTGATTGATCGCCAGGGCCGAAATGTTTTGGATACACACACACCGGATATCGATCAAGATAAATCTAATCGGGATTACTTTCAGCAGCCAGTCAAAACCGGCTTACCTTTCGTATCGCCTATTCGGTATTCTCCAACGACTAATTTGCCAAGTCTGTTTTTCAGTAGTCCCGTGCGGAATGCGTCTGGGCAAATACTTGGCGTGCTGCGTGTTCGTTATAATGCTGCGGTAATTCAACGATTGGTTACTCAAAATACTGACCTCGTGGGACGACTTGATTCCTATGCAATTGTGCTAGACGAAAATTACATCCGTTTAGCTCAAGGCTATGCACCAGAGTTAATGTTTAAATCACTGATGCCGCTACCGCCGGCTAAAGTGAAAGCCTTGCAAACAGAGGGACGGTTGCCCCAAGGTTCAACAGCAGATATATCAACCAACCTGCCGGCTTTTAAGCAAGGTTTAGAAAACGCTGCAAACACTCCTTTCTTTACAACACTCTTAAGCCCTAACAGTAATGACTTGAAAGCCGCAGCAGTTACAAAGTTAAAAACGCAACCGTGGTTTGTGGTTTTCGTTCAGTCTCAAGCGGCTTTTTTAGAGCCAGTGCAAGAGCAAGTCTATCAAACGCTGTTGCTGGCTTTAATTATTGGCGGAGTTGTTGTCTTTGCCGCTATCACAATCGGAGAATTGCTGGCTAAACCTCTAATTAATTTAACCGGCACCGTTACTCAATTCACTGCCGGCAATCTCAACGCTCGCACCTTTATCCGATCTAAAGATGAAGTTGGGATACTCGCTGCCAGTTTTAATACAATGGCCGAGCAGGTGGGTAAACTATTTAAAGGCTTAGAAGATCGCACCCGTGAACTGGAAATTAGCCAACACGTTACGGTTGCGGTGAGTGAACTTTCGCGCTCAATTCTTGAACCTGAACGGCTTTTGCGTGAAGCGATCACTCTGATGCAAAATCGATTTAAATTGCATTATGTGCGGATTTATTTGCTCGATCAAACGACAAATCAATTGATTGCACGGGCTGATTCTATCCCGCCGGGTAAAGGGGAGAAATTCGAGAGTAATAGCATCCCTCTCAACGCAAATGATAGCCTTGTCGCCCTTGTTGCCCGCACCCAAGAAACAATATGGGTGGATGATTTCAGCAGCGCCTCATCCTTAGAAGCCGGTTTGAAATCATCAAGAGCCGGTTCTGAGGTGACGGTGCCGCTGATCACTCGTGGCACGTTTCTAGGAGTGCTCGATATTCAAGACAGTCAGCCCCATCGCTTCAGTGAGACGGATCTAGAAACGTTTAATACTTTAGCAGGACAGATCGCCACGGCTTTAGAAAATGCCCGTTTATTTGATGAAATTCAAAAGGCTGAGGAGCGCTTCCGCAGCATCTTTGAAGATGCTCCTATCGGCATGGCAATTGTGAGTTTAGAGACCCATCAACTCTTGCAAGTGAATAAAGTGCTGTGTGAGATGTTGGGGTATACCGGCTCTGAACTAAATATGCGAACGTTTGAGGAAGTCACACACCCAGAAGACATCGAGCTAGATGTTTCTTTATTCAAGCAGATGATAGCCGGCCAACTCGCCATTTATCAAATTGAAAAACGCTACCTCAAGCCAAATCAAGAAATTGTTTGGGGGAATTTGACTGTCACCTTAATTCGTGATCGAAACGGTGCTGCTTGCTATGCTTTGGGTATGTTGGAGAACATTACAGAACGCAAGCAAGTCCAGGCAGCACTGCAACAATCAGAAAGCCAATATCGAGAAAAAGCTCAAGAGCTAGAACAAGCCATGCAAGAGTTGCAACAAACACAAACTCAATTAATTCAAACTGAAAAAATGTCAAGTCTCGGTCAAATGGTGGCTGGGGTGGCTCATGAAATTAACAATCCCGTTAACTTTATTTATGGTAATATTCAGCCTGCTAATGAATATTTGCAAGATGTACTGGATCTGCTGGATTTATACCAGCAGCATTACCCCAAGCCGGCTCCTGAAATTCAAGACCGGATAGAAGAAATTGATCTAGAATTTTTAATAGACGATTTTCAAAAAATTATGTCTTCCATGAAACTGGGGGCCGAGCGGATTCGTCAAATTGTGCTTTCTTTGAGAAACTTCTCTCGTCTGGATGAATCGGATATGAAACCTGTTGACATTCACGAGGGTCTAGAAAACACGTTATTAATTCTACAAAATCAACTCAAAGAGAAGCCTGGACATCCGGAAATTTTGGTGATTAAAGAGTATGAGGAATTGCCTCTTGTGGAGTGCTATGCCGGCCAGCTCAATCAAGTGTTTATGAATTTGCTTACGAATGCCATTGATGCAATCGATGATTACAACCAACAACGCTCTTTAGAAGAAATTAAAGAAAATCCCAGTACGATTGGAATTCGCACACAACTTTTAGAAGGCAACTATGTAGAAATCCGCATCATTAATAGTGGCCCTGGCATTCCAGAAGACATTCTGCAAAAAATATTCGATCCCTTCTTCACCACAAAAACCGTCGGTAAAGGTACGGGACTCGGTTTGGCAATTAGCTATCAAATAATTGTTGAAAAACACAACGGGAAACTTTACTGCAAATCCACTGCCGGTGAAGGCGCTGAGTTTGTAATTCAGATTCCTACTAAAGTTGAAAATAGGTTTAGTACCGGCTTGAGCGTCTCTTAA